One genomic region from Amycolatopsis sp. FBCC-B4732 encodes:
- a CDS encoding CYTH and CHAD domain-containing protein codes for MAPPSTVIERERKYEIAAGSGVPRLIGVAGVAAQDDPVEQILDASYYDTETFRLAAAGITLRRRVGGHDAGWHLKLPVSADERQEIQLPLGGDARKVPGRLRRLVRAYTLGEKLVPIAHLRTDRFAHRLAAEDGRTIATLTDDHVTGEAGGTAAHLDEWRELELELDPDTEPGLLEEFDHALADAGASASPWPSKLRRLVGDRVPATPCPGKKPSAGDVVLASLRAHSAALRRADVGVRLDVDDSVHQMRVAARKLRSTLRSFGSLLDQNKTAGLAAELQWLGRQLAPARDTEVTEERLRERLGDVPPELVLGPLRQFLTRYFAREAEEARTRAVTALTGKRYLALLRELDAVVTDPPWTAKARKPAKAGLRKPLRKAARKLTRAEAATHGLADEHLEHALHDVRKKAKRARYAADTVKPVSGKKVKKWRRNVKAVQQTLGAHQDTVVGREVLRHLAIAGHGEGQNTFTFGVLHAQDAERAEKLRKRFAAEWRRLRKG; via the coding sequence ATGGCACCGCCGTCGACGGTGATCGAGCGCGAACGCAAGTACGAGATCGCCGCGGGCAGCGGCGTGCCCCGGCTGATCGGCGTGGCCGGCGTCGCGGCGCAGGACGATCCGGTCGAGCAGATCCTCGACGCTTCCTACTACGACACGGAGACCTTCCGGCTGGCGGCCGCCGGCATCACGCTGCGGCGGCGCGTCGGCGGGCACGACGCCGGCTGGCACCTCAAGCTGCCGGTCTCGGCCGACGAACGGCAGGAGATCCAGCTGCCGCTGGGCGGCGACGCCCGGAAGGTGCCGGGCCGGCTCCGCCGCCTGGTGCGGGCGTACACGCTGGGGGAGAAGCTGGTGCCGATCGCGCACCTGCGCACCGACCGGTTCGCCCACCGGCTGGCCGCCGAAGACGGCCGCACGATCGCCACCCTCACCGACGACCACGTGACCGGCGAGGCGGGCGGGACGGCCGCGCACCTCGACGAGTGGCGCGAACTGGAACTGGAGCTCGACCCGGACACCGAACCGGGCCTGCTCGAGGAGTTCGACCACGCGCTGGCCGACGCCGGCGCCTCGGCCTCGCCGTGGCCCTCGAAGCTGCGCCGCCTGGTAGGCGACCGCGTCCCGGCGACGCCGTGCCCGGGCAAGAAGCCGTCGGCAGGTGACGTCGTGCTGGCCTCGCTGCGCGCGCACTCGGCCGCACTGCGCCGCGCGGACGTCGGGGTGCGCCTCGACGTCGACGATTCCGTGCACCAGATGCGCGTCGCGGCCAGGAAGCTGCGGAGCACGCTTCGCAGCTTCGGCTCGCTCCTCGACCAAAATAAGACCGCGGGCCTGGCGGCCGAGCTGCAGTGGCTCGGACGGCAGCTGGCCCCGGCCCGGGACACCGAGGTCACCGAGGAGCGGCTGCGTGAGCGGCTCGGCGACGTACCGCCGGAGCTGGTGCTCGGGCCGCTGCGCCAGTTCCTCACCCGCTACTTCGCCCGCGAGGCGGAGGAGGCGCGCACGCGGGCGGTGACGGCGCTGACCGGCAAGCGCTACCTCGCGCTCCTGCGGGAGCTGGACGCGGTGGTCACGGACCCGCCGTGGACCGCGAAGGCGCGCAAGCCCGCGAAGGCCGGACTGCGCAAGCCGCTGCGCAAGGCGGCCCGGAAGCTGACCCGCGCCGAGGCGGCCACCCACGGCCTGGCGGACGAGCACCTGGAGCACGCCCTGCACGACGTCCGGAAGAAGGCGAAGCGGGCCCGCTACGCCGCCGACACCGTGAAGCCGGTGTCGGGCAAGAAGGTGAAGAAGTGGCGCCGGAACGTCAAGGCGGTGCAGCAGACGCTCGGTGCGCACCAGGACACCGTGGTCGGCCGGGAGGTCCTGCGCCACCTCGCGATCGCCGGGCACGGCGAGGGCCAGAACACGTTCACCTTCGGGGTGCTGCACGCCCAGGACGCCGAGCGGGCGGAGAAGCTGCGCAAGCGGTTCGCGGCGGAGTGGCGGCGGCTCCGGAAGGGCTGA
- a CDS encoding SigB/SigF/SigG family RNA polymerase sigma factor, producing MSAERKTVLHRPDEYAHCEPLFDELGRLEADDPRRDVVRSKLVTELLPLAEHIATRFSGRGEPREDLVQVARIGLINAVDRFDPTRGHDFLSFAVPTIMGEVRRHFRDTGWSVRVPRRLKELHLSLSQGSATLSQRLGRAPTPTELAEHLNLDVDEVREGLMAGNAYQALSVDKPVHDDAEALSLADTMGEPDHEMAMVENHEALQPLLQELPKRERAILVMRFFGGLTQTQIADRVGISQMHVSRLLSQTLEQLRGKLTGEG from the coding sequence GTGAGCGCCGAACGCAAAACCGTGCTCCACCGCCCGGATGAATACGCCCACTGCGAGCCGCTGTTCGACGAGCTGGGCCGCCTCGAGGCGGACGACCCGCGGCGGGACGTGGTCCGAAGCAAACTGGTCACCGAGCTGCTGCCGCTCGCCGAGCACATCGCGACGCGGTTCTCCGGCCGCGGCGAGCCCCGGGAAGACCTCGTCCAGGTGGCGCGGATCGGCCTGATCAACGCCGTCGACCGGTTCGACCCCACCCGTGGGCACGACTTCCTGTCCTTCGCGGTGCCGACGATCATGGGCGAGGTGCGGCGGCACTTCCGCGACACCGGCTGGTCCGTGCGCGTCCCCCGTCGGCTCAAGGAACTGCACCTGTCGCTGAGCCAGGGCTCGGCGACGCTCTCGCAGCGCCTGGGCCGCGCCCCGACGCCGACCGAGCTGGCCGAGCACCTCAACCTGGACGTCGACGAAGTCCGCGAGGGCCTGATGGCGGGCAACGCGTACCAGGCGCTCTCGGTCGACAAGCCCGTCCACGACGACGCCGAGGCGCTGTCGCTGGCGGACACGATGGGGGAACCGGACCACGAGATGGCCATGGTGGAGAACCACGAGGCCCTCCAGCCGCTCCTGCAGGAACTGCCCAAGCGCGAGCGCGCGATCCTGGTCATGCGGTTCTTCGGCGGGTTGACCCAGACCCAGATCGCCGACCGCGTCGGGATCTCGCAGATGCACGTCTCGCGCCTGCTGTCGCAGACCCTCGAGCAGCTGCGCGGCAAGCTGACCGGCGAAGGCTGA
- a CDS encoding ATP-binding protein — MEETRSGSFGGKPTVDEMLDELVELRLPAMAEQIPLVRMLTHGVVSRADFGLDAIADAKMAVDEACAQLVQLAELGSQLHCRFRLAIDGLHVVVSTRSSDPRPPSDRTFGWHVLTTLSRSVTAHCDVLPGGGAGIVTIELVLNPGTSA; from the coding sequence ATGGAAGAAACACGAAGTGGCTCGTTCGGCGGTAAACCCACCGTCGACGAGATGCTCGACGAGCTCGTCGAGCTGCGGCTCCCCGCCATGGCGGAGCAGATCCCCCTGGTACGCATGCTCACGCACGGCGTCGTCTCGCGCGCGGACTTCGGCTTGGACGCGATCGCCGACGCGAAGATGGCGGTCGACGAGGCGTGCGCCCAGCTGGTCCAGCTCGCCGAGCTCGGCTCGCAGCTGCACTGCCGCTTCCGGCTCGCGATCGACGGGCTGCACGTCGTCGTTTCGACCCGGTCGAGCGACCCGCGCCCGCCGAGCGACCGCACGTTCGGCTGGCACGTCCTGACCACCCTCAGCCGATCGGTGACCGCGCACTGCGACGTCCTTCCCGGAGGAGGCGCGGGGATCGTCACGATCGAGCTGGTGCTGAACCCGGGAACGAGCGCGTGA
- a CDS encoding plasmid stabilization protein, translated as MPQSWSGKRERQYEHIKDSAEDRGVSTGRAKEIAARTVNKNRAQSGESREASRTSIEDKSPQQRGGERSGNRKGPGGPTKDQLYNEAKKKNIDGRSKMTKKELERALGR; from the coding sequence ATGCCTCAGTCGTGGAGCGGCAAGCGTGAACGCCAGTACGAGCACATCAAGGACTCGGCCGAGGACCGCGGCGTGAGCACCGGGCGGGCCAAGGAAATCGCGGCCCGCACCGTGAACAAGAACCGCGCGCAGTCGGGTGAGTCCCGGGAAGCCAGCCGGACCTCGATCGAGGACAAGTCCCCGCAGCAGCGCGGCGGCGAGCGTTCCGGCAACCGCAAGGGCCCCGGCGGCCCCACGAAGGACCAGTTGTACAACGAAGCCAAGAAGAAGAACATCGACGGCCGCTCGAAGATGACCAAGAAGGAACTCGAACGGGCGCTCGGCCGGTGA
- a CDS encoding TIGR03557 family F420-dependent LLM class oxidoreductase gives MRIGYTLMTEQTGPNELVRFAAGAEAAGFDFEVMSDHYSPWLAEQGHAPYAWSVLGAVTQSTERVELMTYVTCPIMRYHPAVVAQKAATVQALSAGRFTLGLGAGENLNEHVVGRGWPPANVRHDMLAEAVQIIGGLFDGGHFDYEGKHFRVDSAKLWDLPEKRTPVAIAVSGSQSVRRFAPVADAMIAVEPKVELSREWDATRLGPPTRKIAQLPISWGADREAAVKRAHEQFRWFAGGWKVNAELPGPAGFAGATQFIREEDVAGSIACGPDVEPIVEGVREFEKAGFTDVALVQIGGDQQEGFLDFAEKELLPALRG, from the coding sequence ATGCGGATCGGCTACACCCTGATGACCGAGCAGACCGGGCCGAACGAACTGGTCCGGTTCGCCGCCGGTGCGGAAGCGGCCGGCTTCGACTTCGAGGTGATGAGCGACCACTACTCGCCCTGGCTGGCCGAGCAGGGGCACGCGCCCTACGCGTGGAGCGTGCTGGGCGCGGTCACCCAGAGCACCGAGCGCGTCGAGCTGATGACCTACGTGACCTGCCCGATCATGCGGTACCACCCGGCCGTGGTGGCGCAGAAGGCGGCGACCGTGCAGGCGCTCTCGGCCGGCCGGTTCACCCTCGGGCTCGGCGCCGGCGAGAACCTCAACGAGCACGTCGTCGGCCGCGGCTGGCCGCCGGCCAACGTCCGGCACGACATGCTCGCCGAGGCCGTCCAGATCATCGGCGGCCTGTTCGACGGCGGCCACTTCGACTACGAGGGCAAGCACTTCCGCGTCGACTCCGCGAAACTGTGGGACCTGCCGGAGAAGCGGACGCCGGTCGCCATCGCCGTGTCCGGCTCGCAGTCGGTCCGCCGGTTCGCCCCGGTCGCCGACGCGATGATCGCCGTCGAGCCGAAGGTGGAGCTGTCGCGGGAGTGGGACGCGACCCGGCTCGGGCCGCCGACCCGCAAGATCGCGCAGCTGCCGATCTCGTGGGGTGCCGACCGCGAGGCCGCGGTGAAGCGCGCGCACGAGCAGTTCCGCTGGTTCGCCGGCGGCTGGAAGGTCAACGCCGAGCTGCCCGGGCCGGCCGGGTTCGCCGGGGCGACGCAGTTCATCCGCGAGGAGGACGTCGCCGGCTCGATCGCGTGCGGCCCGGACGTGGAACCGATCGTCGAAGGCGTCCGCGAGTTCGAGAAGGCGGGCTTCACCGACGTGGCGCTCGTCCAGATCGGCGGTGACCAGCAGGAGGGCTTCCTCGACTTCGCCGAGAAGGAGCTGCTGCCGGCGCTGCGCGGCTAG
- a CDS encoding STAS domain-containing protein — translation MNASRARCPALRLRTTWPAPHTVRVTVRGELDSATAGDLGALLTDRLWAAPEQLAVDLSEVDFLGVAGVRVLLHAALEAEQRGAELLVVTGTSPAVRRALRVTGADRRLTEAGPAPEPAR, via the coding sequence ATGAACGCTTCCCGAGCCCGATGTCCCGCCCTGCGGCTGCGCACCACGTGGCCCGCCCCGCACACCGTCCGCGTCACCGTGCGCGGCGAACTCGACAGCGCGACCGCCGGCGACTTGGGCGCCCTGCTCACCGACCGGCTGTGGGCGGCGCCGGAGCAGCTCGCCGTCGACCTGTCCGAAGTGGACTTCCTCGGTGTCGCGGGTGTGCGGGTGCTGCTCCACGCCGCGCTCGAGGCCGAGCAGCGCGGCGCCGAGCTGCTCGTCGTCACCGGGACCAGCCCGGCGGTCCGCCGCGCCCTGCGGGTGACGGGCGCGGACCGGCGGCTCACCGAGGCCGGACCCGCGCCCGAGCCCGCTCGCTAG
- a CDS encoding ANTAR domain-containing response regulator, with amino-acid sequence MTGGHEQLTARLDEVTVAMESLTAMLDTELDLGQMLQAVCDNVVHVVPGADMASITLVRDGVPETVASTDQRAVNFDREQYRIGDGPCLRAAETGQPVRVGVGAVGDLWPQFVTSAEQLGVASFLAAPLTVDEDMSGAVNLFGFGEHGFSELGTKILELYTATVVFGLRSARRYFAGRELADQLNRALETRAVIDQAKGILMAAHRITAEEAFQRLVKRSQDGNRKLHEVAAEFVAAVATTTA; translated from the coding sequence ATGACGGGCGGCCACGAGCAGCTCACCGCGCGGCTGGACGAAGTCACGGTCGCGATGGAATCGCTGACCGCGATGCTGGACACCGAGCTCGACCTCGGCCAGATGTTGCAGGCGGTGTGCGACAACGTGGTGCACGTGGTGCCGGGAGCCGACATGGCGAGCATCACCCTGGTGCGCGACGGCGTACCGGAAACGGTGGCCAGCACCGATCAGCGAGCGGTCAACTTCGACCGCGAGCAGTACCGCATCGGCGACGGCCCGTGCCTGCGCGCGGCGGAGACCGGCCAGCCGGTCCGGGTGGGTGTCGGCGCGGTGGGTGATCTGTGGCCCCAGTTCGTGACGTCGGCGGAGCAGCTGGGCGTGGCGAGTTTTCTGGCGGCCCCGCTGACGGTGGACGAGGACATGTCCGGCGCGGTCAACCTCTTCGGCTTCGGCGAGCACGGTTTCAGCGAGCTGGGCACGAAGATCCTGGAGCTGTACACGGCGACGGTGGTGTTCGGCTTGCGCAGCGCGCGCCGGTACTTCGCGGGCCGGGAGCTGGCGGACCAGCTCAACCGGGCACTCGAGACGCGAGCGGTGATCGACCAGGCGAAGGGGATCTTGATGGCGGCGCACCGGATCACCGCGGAGGAAGCGTTCCAGCGGCTGGTGAAAAGGTCGCAGGACGGGAACCGCAAGCTGCACGAGGTGGCGGCGGAGTTCGTGGCAGCGGTGGCAACGACGACGGCTTGA
- a CDS encoding Ku protein, with the protein MARPVWSGALSLGLVTVPVELYPAVADHTIHFHQFERGTSDRIRNRRVNERTGDEVDRDEIVKGYELGGGDHVLVEPDELDEIAPERSRRIDIEQFVELDDIDPWFFDKTYWLKPAKDDFAKAYGLLLQAMDRSEKAGVAKFVLRGKEYLAAVRAGEGVMVLNTLHFVADLRKPKDVMGELPKLPKPRPKELDMALALVDEMTAPWKPEDFRDEYSQRVEKLIKAKKAGKEITHEEEPEPSADVVDLFEALSRSVKNRKKPAEAKNRKKPTRKGLAELSKADLDKLAREQGVKGRSKMTRAQLEKALKAS; encoded by the coding sequence ATGGCGAGACCGGTGTGGAGCGGCGCGCTGAGCCTGGGGCTGGTCACCGTCCCCGTCGAGCTGTACCCCGCGGTGGCGGACCACACGATCCACTTCCACCAGTTCGAACGCGGCACGTCGGACCGGATCCGCAACCGCCGCGTCAACGAGCGGACCGGCGACGAGGTCGACCGGGACGAGATCGTCAAGGGCTACGAGCTCGGCGGCGGCGACCACGTGCTCGTCGAGCCGGACGAGCTGGACGAAATCGCGCCCGAACGGTCCCGCCGGATCGACATCGAGCAGTTCGTCGAGCTCGACGACATCGACCCGTGGTTCTTCGACAAGACGTACTGGCTCAAGCCGGCGAAGGACGACTTCGCGAAGGCGTACGGCCTGCTGCTGCAAGCCATGGACCGCAGCGAGAAGGCCGGCGTCGCGAAGTTCGTGCTGCGCGGCAAGGAATACCTCGCGGCAGTCCGCGCCGGCGAGGGCGTCATGGTCCTCAACACCCTGCACTTCGTCGCGGACCTGCGGAAGCCGAAGGACGTCATGGGCGAGCTGCCCAAGCTCCCGAAGCCGCGGCCGAAGGAGCTCGACATGGCGCTCGCGCTGGTCGACGAGATGACCGCGCCCTGGAAGCCCGAGGACTTCCGCGACGAGTACTCCCAGCGCGTCGAAAAGCTGATCAAGGCCAAGAAAGCCGGCAAGGAGATCACGCACGAGGAAGAGCCGGAACCGTCGGCCGACGTCGTCGACCTGTTCGAGGCGCTCTCGCGCAGCGTGAAGAACCGCAAGAAGCCGGCCGAGGCGAAGAACCGCAAGAAGCCGACCCGGAAGGGCCTCGCCGAATTGTCCAAAGCGGACCTGGACAAGCTCGCCCGCGAGCAGGGCGTCAAGGGCCGGTCGAAGATGACGCGCGCCCAGCTGGAGAAGGCGCTGAAGGCCTCGTGA
- the ligD gene encoding non-homologous end-joining DNA ligase gives MTGPGWREPTLATLTGRRFSDADWIFERKLDGVRAICVRDGGPPTLYSRNHKVMDNAYPEIVEALAAQGGPRFVADGEIVAFDGANTSFAALQPRIHVSDPDRARATGVRVYYYLFDLLYFDDQDTTGLPLRQRKALLRDAFGFEGPLRLSSHRNTEGEKFFEEACRRGWEGVVAKRADAPYHHGRSPDWLKFKCAQGQELVIGGFTDPQGSRHGFGALLLGYHEDGGLKYAGKVGTGFDDELLTSLHARLRKRETPDSPFAGAVGERGAHWVRPDLVAQIDFSEWTRDGRLRHPRFAGLREDKKAGDVVRERA, from the coding sequence GTGACCGGACCCGGCTGGCGCGAGCCCACCCTGGCCACGCTCACCGGCCGCCGGTTCTCCGACGCGGACTGGATCTTCGAGCGCAAGCTGGACGGCGTCCGCGCGATCTGCGTCCGCGACGGTGGCCCGCCGACGCTGTACTCGCGCAACCACAAGGTGATGGACAACGCCTACCCCGAGATCGTCGAGGCGCTGGCGGCCCAGGGCGGCCCGCGGTTCGTCGCCGACGGCGAGATCGTGGCGTTCGACGGCGCGAACACGAGTTTCGCCGCGCTCCAGCCGCGGATCCACGTGAGCGACCCGGACCGTGCCCGCGCGACCGGCGTGCGCGTTTACTACTACCTCTTCGACCTGCTGTACTTCGACGACCAGGACACGACCGGCCTGCCACTGCGGCAGCGGAAGGCGCTGCTGCGGGACGCGTTCGGCTTCGAGGGCCCGCTGCGGCTGTCGTCGCACCGGAACACCGAGGGCGAGAAGTTCTTCGAAGAGGCTTGCCGACGCGGGTGGGAAGGCGTCGTCGCCAAGCGGGCCGACGCGCCCTACCACCACGGGCGGTCACCCGACTGGCTGAAGTTCAAGTGCGCGCAGGGCCAGGAGCTCGTCATCGGCGGCTTCACCGACCCGCAGGGCTCGCGGCACGGCTTCGGCGCGCTCCTGCTCGGCTACCACGAAGACGGCGGCCTGAAGTACGCCGGCAAGGTCGGCACCGGCTTCGACGACGAGCTGCTGACGTCGCTGCACGCGCGGTTGCGGAAGCGGGAGACGCCGGACTCGCCGTTCGCCGGCGCGGTGGGGGAGCGCGGCGCGCACTGGGTCCGGCCGGACCTGGTGGCGCAGATCGACTTCTCGGAATGGACGCGCGACGGGCGGCTGCGGCACCCGCGGTTCGCCGGGCTGCGCGAAGACAAGAAGGCCGGCGACGTCGTACGGGAGCGGGCATGA
- the ligD gene encoding non-homologous end-joining DNA ligase: MKISHADKVFYPADGVTKGDVAEYYRTVADVMVPHLRGRPLTLRRFPDGIAKQGWFQKHPGEHFPDSIRVESVPRSGGGTDDYVVCDDAETLEYLADQGTVEFHVWLSTVDAPGRPDRLVLDLDPPDGTPVAELRAVARRIRDQYERVGLTAFVQATGGRGFHVLAPLDAKTDTEVVLELSRALADRVAETDPDRLTTAQRKEKRGDRIFLDANRNGYAQTFVAPYSLRARPGAAAATPLDWRELGKAEPAGWSLAKEKQRLARKDDPWRDLDRHAGSAEAALKQLD; the protein is encoded by the coding sequence ATGAAGATTTCGCACGCGGACAAGGTGTTCTACCCGGCCGATGGCGTGACCAAGGGCGACGTCGCCGAGTACTACCGGACCGTCGCGGACGTCATGGTGCCGCACCTGCGCGGCCGCCCGCTGACCTTGCGGCGCTTCCCCGACGGCATCGCGAAGCAGGGCTGGTTCCAGAAGCACCCGGGCGAGCACTTCCCGGACTCGATCCGCGTCGAGAGCGTTCCCCGCAGCGGCGGCGGCACCGACGACTACGTGGTGTGCGACGACGCCGAAACGCTGGAGTACCTGGCGGACCAGGGAACGGTGGAGTTCCACGTCTGGCTGTCCACTGTGGACGCGCCCGGGCGGCCGGACCGCTTGGTGCTGGACCTCGACCCGCCGGACGGCACCCCCGTCGCCGAGCTGCGCGCGGTCGCCCGGCGCATCCGCGACCAGTACGAGCGCGTCGGGTTGACGGCGTTCGTCCAGGCCACCGGCGGCCGCGGCTTCCACGTGCTCGCACCGCTGGACGCGAAGACGGACACGGAGGTCGTGCTGGAGCTGTCCCGCGCGCTCGCCGACCGCGTGGCGGAGACCGATCCGGACCGGCTGACCACGGCCCAGCGCAAGGAAAAGCGCGGCGACCGGATCTTCCTGGACGCCAACCGCAACGGCTACGCGCAGACGTTCGTGGCGCCGTATTCGCTGCGGGCCCGCCCCGGTGCGGCGGCGGCGACACCGCTGGACTGGCGGGAACTCGGCAAGGCCGAACCGGCCGGCTGGAGCCTGGCGAAGGAGAAGCAGCGGCTGGCCCGCAAGGACGACCCGTGGCGCGACCTGGACCGGCACGCGGGGTCGGCCGAGGCGGCGCTGAAGCAGCTGGACTGA
- a CDS encoding UdgX family uracil-DNA binding protein (This protein belongs to the uracil DNA glycosylase superfamily, members of which act in excision repair of DNA. However, it belongs more specifically to UdgX branch, whose founding member was found to bind uracil in DNA (where it does not belong), without cleaving it, appears to promote DNA repair by a pathway involving RecA, rather than base excision.): MPDHRRAEPPDTTDLARLRSAASGCEGCSLYQDATQTVFGAGSAGAKVLVVGEQPGDKEDVAGEPFVGPAGKLLDRAFEEAGFDRRSLYVTNAVKHFKFKREGKRRIHRKPGRTEVVACRPWLLAELRAVRPDLVLLLGATAAQSLLGTEFRLTQHRGEPVEPPEDLADLVPSAVATVHPSAVLRAPDRDEAYAAFVADLKAAGKLLG; this comes from the coding sequence ATGCCGGATCACCGCCGCGCCGAGCCGCCGGACACCACCGATCTCGCCCGGTTGAGGTCGGCGGCGTCCGGCTGCGAAGGGTGCTCGCTGTATCAGGACGCCACGCAGACGGTCTTCGGTGCAGGCTCGGCCGGGGCGAAGGTCCTCGTCGTCGGAGAACAGCCCGGTGACAAGGAAGACGTGGCGGGTGAGCCGTTCGTCGGCCCCGCCGGGAAGCTCCTGGACCGCGCGTTCGAGGAAGCGGGCTTCGACCGGCGGTCGCTGTACGTGACCAACGCGGTCAAGCACTTCAAGTTCAAGCGCGAGGGGAAGCGCCGGATCCACCGGAAGCCGGGCCGCACCGAGGTCGTCGCCTGCCGCCCGTGGCTGCTGGCGGAACTGCGAGCGGTCCGCCCGGACCTGGTGCTGCTGCTGGGCGCGACGGCCGCGCAGTCGTTGCTGGGCACCGAGTTCCGGCTCACCCAGCACCGCGGGGAGCCGGTCGAGCCGCCGGAGGACCTGGCCGACCTGGTGCCGTCCGCGGTGGCGACGGTGCACCCGTCGGCGGTGTTGCGGGCACCGGACCGGGACGAAGCGTACGCGGCTTTCGTGGCGGACCTGAAGGCGGCGGGCAAGCTGCTCGGCTGA
- a CDS encoding CBS domain-containing protein, which yields MTTARDIMTPDATCARESDTVHDAAVTPARKGVGALPSCGEDDRLKGMIADRDIFVKVLAEGKDPRALHVGELAGGGVVTIGADDDVAEILRTMSEHRVRRLPVIDGHELVGIVAQADVARALPNPSAGELVEALSYD from the coding sequence ATGACCACCGCACGCGACATCATGACTCCGGACGCGACCTGCGCCCGCGAGTCGGACACCGTGCACGACGCCGCGGTCACCCCGGCCCGCAAGGGAGTCGGCGCGCTGCCGAGCTGCGGTGAGGACGACCGGCTGAAGGGCATGATCGCCGACCGTGACATCTTCGTGAAGGTGCTGGCCGAGGGCAAGGACCCGCGGGCGCTGCACGTCGGCGAGCTGGCGGGGGGCGGGGTCGTGACGATCGGTGCCGATGACGACGTGGCGGAGATCCTGCGCACGATGTCCGAGCACCGCGTCCGCCGGCTGCCGGTGATCGACGGGCACGAGCTGGTCGGGATCGTCGCGCAGGCCGACGTGGCCCGGGCGCTGCCGAACCCGAGCGCCGGCGAACTGGTCGAGGCGCTGTCCTACGACTGA
- a CDS encoding malic enzyme-like NAD(P)-binding protein: MLLLAGYPAHGIVCDREGVLHEDRDLMGEKGWPAANTNAGGTTGTLQEALRGADVFLGGILAPADVAAMAGRAIVFALANPDPAAAGRHAGIVSTGRSDFPNQITNVLAFPAMFRGLLDLGAPRVTAHMLLAAARALADVVGEDLAPGRIVPSVFDEGLVPAMAEAVAGAAKAADQSTVD, from the coding sequence TTGCTGCTGCTCGCCGGCTACCCGGCCCACGGGATCGTCTGCGACCGCGAAGGCGTCCTGCACGAGGACCGCGACCTGATGGGCGAAAAGGGCTGGCCGGCGGCGAACACCAACGCCGGCGGCACCACCGGAACGCTTCAGGAGGCCTTGCGCGGCGCGGACGTCTTCCTCGGCGGGATCCTGGCGCCGGCGGATGTGGCGGCCATGGCCGGCCGCGCCATCGTGTTCGCGCTGGCCAACCCGGACCCGGCGGCGGCCGGGCGGCACGCGGGGATCGTCTCAACCGGCCGCAGCGACTTCCCCAACCAGATCACCAACGTACTGGCGTTCCCGGCGATGTTCCGCGGCCTGCTCGACTTGGGCGCGCCGCGGGTGACCGCGCACATGCTGCTCGCGGCGGCCCGCGCGCTGGCCGACGTCGTGGGGGAGGACCTGGCACCGGGGCGGATCGTGCCGAGCGTGTTCGACGAGGGATTGGTGCCCGCGATGGCCGAAGCGGTGGCGGGCGCGGCGAAGGCCGCCGACCAGTCCACTGTGGACTAG
- a CDS encoding DUF3040 domain-containing protein: protein MLPERDHHALREIEAELRASDPAFAAAFSGRELRGSRRFNLLLILCDVTAVVMLLVGLFARDAALVLWGTVSAGALVAWHIARAETERQPTEDGASPTAGAH from the coding sequence ATGCTTCCGGAGCGAGACCACCACGCGTTGCGCGAAATCGAAGCCGAGCTGCGGGCGAGCGACCCGGCGTTCGCCGCCGCCTTCAGCGGCCGCGAGCTGCGCGGGTCCAGGCGCTTCAACCTGTTGCTGATCCTCTGCGACGTCACGGCCGTGGTCATGCTGCTCGTCGGGTTGTTCGCCAGGGACGCCGCCCTCGTGCTCTGGGGCACGGTGAGCGCCGGCGCGCTGGTCGCGTGGCACATCGCCCGCGCCGAGACGGAGCGCCAGCCCACCGAAGACGGCGCCTCCCCGACCGCGGGCGCCCACTAG